A single genomic interval of Zingiber officinale cultivar Zhangliang chromosome 4A, Zo_v1.1, whole genome shotgun sequence harbors:
- the LOC121972714 gene encoding MADS-box transcription factor 26-like — MVRGKVQLKLIENPVHRQVTFCKRRAGLLKKARELSVLCDAEVGIMVFSAHGKLYELATKGTMEGLIERYKMTSKEAQNYVSAAMDPPQDSEQEISRLKEEINVLQKSLRHMFGEGCSGHEQMNLDELYILERHFGIWIDHIRTKKMQIMFQEIESLKSKEDMLKATNEFLQEKIVEEQGAYDAASVMVQPKGHFEMPPTAVADHINAYPLTVQDQLNNFEGPETGFSF; from the exons ATGGTGCGAGGTAAGGTgcagctcaagctcatcgagaacCCGGTTCACCGGCAAGTGACCTTTTGCAAGCGTCGGGCGGGGCTGCTGAAGAAGGCCCGCGAGCTGTCGGTGCTGTGCGACGCCGAAGTCGGCATCATGGTCTTCTCCGCCCACGGCAAGCTCTATGAACTGGCCACGAAGGG GACAATGGAGGGCTTGATCGAGAGGTACAAGATGACATCTAAAGAAGCTCAAAACTATGTGAGTGCTGCCATGGATCCACCTCAG GATTCCGAGCAAGAGATTTCCAGGCTAAAGGAAGAGATCAATGTTCTGCAAAAGAGCCTGAG GCACATGTTTGGAGAAGGATGCTCTGGTCATGAGCagatgaaccttgatgaactgtACATACTAGAAAGGCATTTTGGAATTTGGATAGACCACATCAGGACCAAGAAG ATGCAGATCATGTTCCAAGAGATTGAATCCCTGAAGAGCAAG GAGGACATGCTGAAAGCCACCAATGAGTTCCTTCAAGAGAAG ATTGTGGAGGAACAGGGGGCTTATGATGCAGCCTCAGTGATGGTCCAACCCAAAGGGCACTTTGAGATGCCTCCAACTGCAGTTGCTGACCACATTAATGCTTACCCACTGACTGTACAGGACCAGCTTAACAATTTTGAGGGCCCTGAAACAGGCTTCTCCTTCTGA
- the LOC121970826 gene encoding cytochrome P450 71A9-like — protein sequence MISRTAELLGGFVAGDFFPSAHRWLNAITGVQGRLEKNFKEMDSLFEREIKARESAGGGADDGTFTTILVNLLREEKSDNEVGLTRDGVKALLLDLLFGGTDAMAEAMVWAMAELARTPRALARAQEEVRRVAAGKLHVDEGDLERLSYLHAVVKEIFRLHPVAALLLPRECQQRCRVAGYDVAAGTRVYINVWSIGRDAGTWDKLEEFRPERFEGSPIDYLGQHFELVPFGSGRRICMGIPMAEAVVELTLANLLHGFDWALPMGVRRQEVDMGEVFGIVVRKKEPLVLVATPAKLL from the exons ATGATATCGCGGACGGCAGAGCTTTTGGGTGGGTTCGTCGCAGGGGACTTCTTCCCATCGGCGCACCGCTGGCTCAACGCCATCACAGGGGTGCAGGGGAGGCTGGAGAAGAACTTTAAGGAGATGGACAGCTTGTTCGAGAGGGAAATTAAAGCGCGAGAAAGCGCCGGCGGCGGCGCTGACGACGGCACCTTTACCACTATTCTGGTGAACTTACTCAGAGAGGAAAAGAGTGATAACGAAGTCGGCCTCACCAGGGACGGTGTCAAAGCTCTTCTCCTG GATTTGTTGTTCGGCGGAACGGACGCAATGGCGGAGGCAATGGTATGGGCCATGGCGGAGCTAGCGAGGACTCCTCGCGCTCTCGCCAGAGCCCAGGAGGAAGTCCGCCGAGTGGCGGCTGGAAAACTCCACGTCGACGAGGGGGACCTTGAGCGGCTCAGCTACCTGCACGCCGTCGTCAAGGAGATCTTCCGGCTCCACCCGGTAGCCGCCCTTCTGCTGCCCCGCGAGTGCCAGCAGCGCTGTAGGGTCGCCGGCTACGACGTCGCCGCTGGCACCAGAGTCTACATCAACGTGTGGAGCATCGGGCGGGATGCCGGCACATGGGATAAACTCGAGGAGTTCCGGCCGGAGCGGTTCGAGGGAAGCCCCATCGACTACCTAGGGCAGCACTTCGAGCTCGTGCCGTTCGGCAGCGGCCGGAGGATCTGTATGGGGATCCCGATGGCAGAGGCGGTTGTGGAGCTTACGCTGGCCAATCTATTACACGGATTCGACTGGGCGTTGCCGATGGGAGTGAGAAGGCAGGAGGTGGACATGGGCGAGGTGTTTGGGATTGTCGTGAGGAAGAAGGAGCCGCTCGTGCTGGTGGCAACTCCTGCGAAGTTACTTTAA
- the LOC121973606 gene encoding beta-hexosaminidase 3-like, translating into MLMEKGNEGRGVALLLGFLAFFALAFGGEDDGVSVWPMPKSESHGSQTLSLSKDFKLTTRGSNYPDGSGLLKEAFWRMVDVVQVNHIVDGRVPSSMVLAGLNVAISSADDVLNFGVDESYKLDVPALGGLIYANVEAQTVYGALHALETFSQLCHFNFDERIVELHSAPWSIFDEPRFPYRGLLIDTSRHYLPLPVMKVVIDSMTYSKLNVLHWHIVDEQSFPLEIPSFPRLWVGSYSYSERYTVANALEIVQYAQRRGINVLAEIDVPGHSHSWGVGYPDLWPSSDCNQPLDVSKEFTFEVIEGILSDFSKIFNFKFVHLGGDEVNTSCWSDTPHVKEWLNKHGMTESDGYKYFVLRAQKIAISHGYEVINWEETFDNFGKQLSPETVVHNWLGDGVAEKVVAMGLRCIVSNQDKWYLDHLDATWEGFYMNEPLTNITIPEQQKRVIGGEVCMWGEQIDASDIEQTIWPRAAAAAERLWTPIEKLASDPTLVTGRLARFRCLLNQRGIAAAPLAGPGRAPPVGPGSCLKQ; encoded by the exons ATGCTGATGGAAAAGGGAAATGAGGGAAGAGGAGTTGCGCTCTTGCTCGGGTTCCTTGCTTTTTTCGCGCTGGCGTTTGGCGGAGAAGACGACGGAGTTAGCGTCTGGCCGATGCCCAAGTCGGAGAGCCATGGCTCGCAGACGCTGTCCTTGAGCAAGGATTTCAAGTTGACGACAAGGGGAAGCAACTACCCGGACGGCTCCGGGCTATTGAAGGAAGCTTTTTGGAGGATGGTTGATGTGGTCCAAGTGAATCATATTGTTGATGGCCGAGTTCCAAGTTCGATGGTGCTCGCTGGGTTAAATGTCGCAATCTCTTCAGCAGATGATGTG CTGAATTTTGGGGTTGATGAGTCCTATAAATTGGATGTTCCTGCTCTTGGAGGTCTCATATATGCAAATGTAGAG GCACAAACTGTTTATGGAGCGCTTCATGCTTTGGAG ACTTTCAGTCAATTGTGCCACTTTAATTTCGATGAGAGAATTGTTGAATTACATTCAGCTCCTTGGTCTATTTTTGATGAACCAAGGTTTCCTTATCGTGGACTTCTTATTG ACACTTCTCGGCATTACCTACCTCTACCAGTAATGAAAGTTGTTATTGATTCAATGACCTATAGTAAGTTG AATGTGCTTCACTGGCACATTGTGGATGAGCAATCCTTCCCCTTGGAGATACCATCATTTCCAAGATTGTGGGTTGGCTCATACTCTTATTCCGAGCGGTACACTGTGGCCAATGCTCTTGAAATTGTACA GTATGCACAAAGAAGGGGAATAAATGTCTTGGCTGAGATTGATGTTCCAGGCCATTCTCACTCATG GGGTGTTGGATATCCTGATTTATGGCCATCATCAGATTGCAATCAGCCTCTTGATGTCAGTAAGGAGTTCACATTCGAAGTAATAGAAGGAATTCTTTCTG atttctCAAAGATTTTCAACTTCAAGTTTGTCCACCTAGGAGGTGACGAAGTAAACACAA GTTGCTGGTCTGATACCCCTCATGTAAAGGAATG GTTGAATAAACATGGGATGACTGAATCTGATGGCTACAAGTACTTTGTTTTGCGGGCACAAAAAATAGCTATATCGCATGGATATGAAGTCATCAATTG GGAAGAGACTTTCGACAACTTTGGGAAACAACTAAGCCCTGAAACTGTAGTTCATAACTG GCTCGGCGATGGAGTAGCGGAGAAGGTGGTCGCTATGGGACTTAGATGCATCGTCAGCAACCAGGACAAGTGGTATTTAGATCACTTAGATGCTACATGGGAGGGGTTCTACATGAATGAACCCCTCACAAACATTACTATCCCTGAACAACAAAAACGAGTTATAGGCGGTGAGGTGTGCATGTGGGGAGAACAAATTGATGCATCTGATATCGAGCAAACCATTTGGCCAAGGGCTGCAGCTGCTGCAG AACGACTGTGGACTCCTATTGAGAAACTAGCAAGTGATCCAACACTAGTTACAGGGAGATTGGCTCGGTTCAGGTGTTTGCTCAACCAGAGGGGGATTGCTGCTGCACCATTAGCAGGACCTGGACGTGCCCCTCCGGTAGGGCCTGGTTCTTGCCTGAAACAGTAA
- the LOC121970827 gene encoding cytochrome P450 71A1-like, translating into MSAAPSAAGEESQQGLQFIFAALLLLSFTLVLLFYLRREKADDESSRLRLAPGPPGLPVIGNLHQLIGGLPHRSLHLLSAAYGPLVRLQLGRVPALVVSSPALAREVLKTHDLAFCSRPDLTTWRRLSYGGLDLALAPYTPR; encoded by the coding sequence ATGTCTGCTGCTCCTTCGGCCGCCGGAGAGGAGTCCCAGCAGGGCCTCCAATTCATCTTCGCGGCACTCCTACTCCTCTCCTTCACGTTGGTGCTACTCTTCTACCTCCGCCGCGAGAAGGCGGACGACGAATCCAGCAGGCTCCGCCTCGCACCCGGTCCGCCGGGGCTCCCGGTCATCGGCAACCTCCACCAGCTGATCGGCGGACTCCCCCACCGCTCCCTCCATCTGCTCTCGGCTGCCTACGGCCCCCTCGTCCGCCTCCAGCTCGGCCGCGTCCCCGCCCTCGTCGTCTCCTCCCCCGCCCTCGCCCGCGAGGTACTCAAGACGCACGACCTCGCCTTCTGCTCCCGCCCCGACCTCACGACCTGGCGCCGCCTCTCCTACGGCGGCCTCGACCTCGCTCTCGCCCCTTACACCCCCCGCTGA